A window of the Eleutherodactylus coqui strain aEleCoq1 chromosome 8, aEleCoq1.hap1, whole genome shotgun sequence genome harbors these coding sequences:
- the LOC136576230 gene encoding uncharacterized protein, producing MPGKVVPKKLAKGVDFCGVTSNYYIVRSDLGCYMRSSNFNKGEELEVFSLHPSCRDGDHYLAHKNGSFYIIKGTYYRRVNNMNTDEAAVVYTLHPNCQGGDYYLSAFDSFYIIFQSRGIYRRTTNMNKDEEGEDFTLHPNCRNGLYYFGVEDYYYFVKPHDQWGIQYVRSKNFNTDENSETFSFHPSVVNFLPGGISIIEGPSYGEWKCIKTINNDSQTPIEWKKKIAKKIGYDREKMSSIEHNWKVSATISAKTGGLTALIVQSQLAMTTEYGGSKVNTEKENWSDATEIEETITATIQPRKSIYIWQYELGMGKKPVLFLRDMKILDTSDPPTDVPLPPAN from the coding sequence ATGCCTGGAAAAGTTGTCCCTAAGAAGTTGGCCAAAGGAGTGGATTTCTGTGGAGTTACCTCAAATTATTACATTGTCCGATCGGATCTTGGTTGCTACATGAGATCTTCCAACTTCAACAAAGGAGAAGAACTGGAAGTCTTCAGTTTGCATCCTTCTTGTAGGGATGGGGATCATTACCTGGCTCATAAAAATGGCTCCTTTTATATAATTAAGGGAACTTATTACCGCCGTGTGAATAACATGAACACAGATGAAGCCGCCGTCGTTTACACCTTACATCCcaactgccaaggaggagactACTACCTGTCGGCTTTTGATAGCTTCTATATCATCTTTCAGAGCCGAGGCATCTACCGTCGAACCACGAACATGAACAAGGATGAAGAGGGTGAAGACTTTACTCTGCACCCCAATTGTAGGAATGGGCTTTACTACTTCGGCGTTGAAGATTACTATTACTTTGTCAAGCCTCATGACCAGTGGGGGATCCAATACGTCCGAAGCAAAAACTTCAACACAGACGAAAATTCTGAGACCTTCTCCTTCCATCCCAGTGTCGTTAACTTTCTACCTGGGGGTATTAGTATTATCGAGGGGCCATCTTACGGTGAATGGAAATGCATCAAGACTATCAACAATGATTCACAGACCCCTATTGAGTGGAAGAAAAAGATCGCCAAGAAGATTGGATATGATAGGGAGAAGATGTCTAGTATAGAGCACAACTGGAAGGTGTCCGCTACCATCTCAGCAAAAACTGGAGGCTTGACGGCCCTCATTGTACAGAGCCAGTTGGCTATGACAACTGAATATGGTGGATCCAAAGTCAACACAGAGAAAGAAAATTGGAGCGATGCCACTGAAATTGAAGAGACTATCACTGCTACTATTCAGCCTCGAAAAAGCATATATATCTGGCAATATGAGCTTGGTATGGGTAAAAAGCCTGTGCTGTTCCTGCGCGATATGAAAATTTTGGATACTTCAGATCCCCCTACTGATGTGCCGCTACCTCCTGCAAATTAG